Below is a window of Candidatus Krumholzibacteriia bacterium DNA.
CGTCGTTCGCCAGTGCGTCGGCGTGGGCCCGAGCCTCGGCGATGCGTTGCCGCAGCGACTGCAGCTCGGCTTCCTTGCCGCTGATCTCCTGACCGACCTCGTCGGCCAGGACACCGCCGGCACTCAACAGGAGAACGAGGATCCACCACGCGCCGCGCACCGCGACCTCCTAGAGACGCAGGTGCCGACGCAGGGCCACCAGGCTGCCTCCGGCTCCGAGAAGGGTGCTCAGGACCACGAAGCCCAGCACCTGTCCGGTGCCGAAGAAGAAGACCCCGTCGATGTGCTGCCGCACGAAGTGGCCCGCCACCAGCAGCACGCCCATGGCCAGGACCCCGGCCGCGGCCCCCTGCAGGGCTCCACCGATGACGAAGGGGGTACGGATGAAGGCGTTCGTGGCCCCGACCAGCTTCATGATCGCGACCTGTTCGGCACTCTCCTCGACGGTCAGGCGCACGGTGTTGCTGATCACGAACACGGCCGAGACGAGCACGATCACTCCGATGACGGCGGTCACGAGCATGAACACCGACGAGAATCGATCGAGCCTGCGCACCCACTCGATCTCGGCCACGACTTCCTCCACACCGGGATATCGGCCCAGCGATCCGGTCAGCGATTCGAGCCGCTTCGCGTCCTGCCCCAACGCGTCGAGCGAGAGCTCGAAGCTCGCGGGCAGGGGATTCGCCTCGAGCGCGTCGAGGAGTTCGGAGTCGTCGGCGATCTCGCCCCGGAATCGTTGCAAGGCCTCGTCGCGGCCCACGTAGCGCACCGCGTGCACTCCGGCCATCGACAGCAGGTCCTCGTGCAGCACGGCCTGATCGGCCTCGTGAATGTCGTCGCGCAGGTAGACGACCACGTCGATGTCCCCGCGCACCGTCTGGAGAATGCGATCGAGATTGATGCTGACGATGCTGAAGATCGCGAGCATGAGCAACGACGACCCCATGATCAGTACGGCCACCGTGCCGCTCAGCCGGCGGCGCACCAGGCCCACCATGCCCTCGCGCACGAGATAGCGCGCCTGCGTGCTATGCATCGCGCCCCCCCTGTTCCCGGGCGGGAGGATCGTCGCGCATGCCCTCCCACTGCTCCGGCGAACGTGCCACCGCGCCGTCCTCGTCGGCCCGCACGATCCGTTCGGCCAGCGGACGCGCGTGCTCGGGTCGGCGCGGCCGGTAGCGCTCGACGTCACTGATCACACGGCCGCCTTCGAGTGAGAGCACGCGCTGCCCGTACTGACGCACCATCAAGTGATCGTGGGTGCTCATCACGACCGCGGTACCCGCGGCGTTGATCCGGAAGAGCAGGTCGATGACCTCCTGGCTCACCTCGGGATCGAGGTTGCCGGTGGGCTCGTCGGCCAGCAGGATCTTCGGCTGGTTCACGATCGCCCGCGCGATCGCCACGCGCTGCTGTTCGCCTCCACTGAGCGTCCGCGCGATCTGGTTCCGCTTGTGGTACAGACCGACCCAGTTGATCACCCGGGCCACGTTGCGCTTGATCTCGGCCCGCGGAACACCGATCACCATCTGCGCGAAGGCGACGTTCTCCTCGACGCTGCGGTCGGTCAGCAGCCGGAAGTCCTGGAAGACCACGCCGATCTCACGGCGTAGCAGCGGGATCTCCTTGCGTCGCACCCGCGTCGACAGGAAACGCCCCACCTGGACCTGACCGTCGGTCGGACGCTCCTGCATGAGGACCAGTCGCAACGCGCTGCTCTTGCCGGCGCCGCTCGGGCCGACCACGAACAGGAACTCACCGTTGTCCACCGAGAACGAGACGTCCGAGAGCGCCGACGTGTCCCCGTAGCGGAGATTCACGTGGTAGAAGGAGATGATCTGCCGCATCTCCTGGTGCGAACGCGGCAGGGACGACCCGGGTCGTGGCGCGGAGTCGGGCATCGCGCCCTCCGGAACGGGCGTCGGGGGAGGATCGGATGCAGAACGCGGGGCAGCGACCATGGTCACCTGCGATCACCGGGGTCTCGGACGGGCCTCGGTGGACGCGAGTGCAACTCGGAGCCCATTGCCGTGGTCCGGACCGGTCCGGACACGCCGGCCCGTGGCTCAGGCCTTGACCTCGATGTAGAAGCGCTCGCGCAGGGAGTCCACGAAGCCCTCGAGCTCCGCCTCGGCCTTCTGCTGGAAGAGGATCTCGCGGATCCGTCCTTCGACCTCGTCGAAGGAATACACCTCTCCGCCCTGCCGATCGAGGAGTTTGAGAACGAAGAACCCGGCCGCACCGCCGATCGGGTCGGAGACCTCGCCGACCTGCAGCGTATCGACCGCGCCCGCGAAGGTCTCCGACAGGCGTTCGATCTCGAAGGTCCCGAGAATGCCGTCGTTCTCCCGGCTCTCGGGGTCGTCCGAGTACTTTCTGGCCAGCTCGGCGAAGTCCTGGCCGCTGCGGGCCTTCTCCGCCACCTCGGCCGCACGCTCACGGGCCGAGGCGCGCTCGGCCTCGGTGATCTCGACGGGCAGCAGGATCTGGCTGATCGCGACCTCGTCCTCGGTCCGCTCGGTTACGCGGATCAGGTGCGTGCCGAGCTCGGTGTTCACCGGTTCGCTGACCTGCCCCACGGGCAACGACCAGGCCAGTTCCTCGAGCACGGGGCTGAACAGGTCGCCGCGCCCGAAGGTGCCGACGGCACCCCCACGAGCGGCGTTCGGACCCTCGGAGTACTCACGGGCGACGTCGGCGAACGACGAGCCCGCGGCCAGGGCCCGGCGGATCTCGCCCAGCTTGCGCTCGATCCGCTCGCGGGTCGACTCGTCGGGCTGGGGCACCACGAGGATGTTCGCCAACTCGACCGAGGCGGAACGTCGCGGGAGCTGTCCGCGGTTCTCCTCGTAGAATTCACGGATCTCGTCGTCACGCACCTCGACCTCGGGACGGACGTAGACGTCGAGGATCCGGCCGGTGTACATGCGGTCGCGCACGAGTTCCCGGTTGCGGGCCTCGAGGTCCTCGTAGGTCAGGCCCGCTCGCCGCAATTCCTCCTCGAGCGCCTGGCGCGATCCGAAGCGCGACTCGACGTCTTGCATGGCCTGCCGTACGCCG
It encodes the following:
- a CDS encoding permease-like cell division protein FtsX, whose product is MHSTQARYLVREGMVGLVRRRLSGTVAVLIMGSSLLMLAIFSIVSINLDRILQTVRGDIDVVVYLRDDIHEADQAVLHEDLLSMAGVHAVRYVGRDEALQRFRGEIADDSELLDALEANPLPASFELSLDALGQDAKRLESLTGSLGRYPGVEEVVAEIEWVRRLDRFSSVFMLVTAVIGVIVLVSAVFVISNTVRLTVEESAEQVAIMKLVGATNAFIRTPFVIGGALQGAAAGVLAMGVLLVAGHFVRQHIDGVFFFGTGQVLGFVVLSTLLGAGGSLVALRRHLRL
- a CDS encoding peptidylprolyl isomerase, yielding MTRSLVLSFATLLLLCYPASGQETSPPAGGSPQLVDRIVAVVDEEPILLSDLEREIESYLFELQSMGQEPPDDAGAVRQRMLDRLIEVKLMVAQAKRDGLVVGEEELEAGVRQAMQDVESRFGSRQALEEELRRAGLTYEDLEARNRELVRDRMYTGRILDVYVRPEVEVRDDEIREFYEENRGQLPRRSASVELANILVVPQPDESTRERIERKLGEIRRALAAGSSFADVAREYSEGPNAARGGAVGTFGRGDLFSPVLEELAWSLPVGQVSEPVNTELGTHLIRVTERTEDEVAISQILLPVEITEAERASARERAAEVAEKARSGQDFAELARKYSDDPESRENDGILGTFEIERLSETFAGAVDTLQVGEVSDPIGGAAGFFVLKLLDRQGGEVYSFDEVEGRIREILFQQKAEAELEGFVDSLRERFYIEVKA